In Erigeron canadensis isolate Cc75 chromosome 1, C_canadensis_v1, whole genome shotgun sequence, a single window of DNA contains:
- the LOC122603579 gene encoding plant UBX domain-containing protein 2, which translates to MSDMKEKMKGFMKKLNNSSSSSKFKGQGRVLGSSSNQANSNPTRPGTHLPQPKPTQPIQPNKPISSSSNLATQKPTDEPDSNRSGTRIPDPKGSTSSSSDLLAEKSVKSTNGFDPFDALITTGKRNKNGYDLKVFECPVCSRVFGSEEEVSDHVESCLSSKESESDENVGILEEKESELESFVGTYVSAKPSDGSVEIMLKLLKNIVKEPENVKFRKIRLGNPKIKEAITDVAGGLDLLECVGFELKEEGEEMWAVMEAASGEKIKMIKQAVYLLEPTKIEDVKPATTQAKVTEPVEVKKVERQIRVFFSVSENVAAKIELPESFYNLSIEEVKREAEMRRKKLAESQLLVPKSFKEKQAKAARKRHEKTVIRIQFPDGVLLQAFFNPREPTTALYEFVRSSLKDPSLEFELLHPVLIKRRVIPNFGEKAITLEDEDLVPAALIKFRPKETDSVVFTGLCNELLEIMEPFVSESAVALQ; encoded by the exons ATGAGTGATATGAAAGAGAAAATGAAAGGATTCATGAAAAAGTTGAATAATTCTTCATCTAGTAGTAAATTTAAAGGCCAAGGTAGGGTTTTGGGATCATCTTCAAATCAAGCTAATTCTAACCCGACCCGACCCGGAACCCATCTGCCCCAACCGAAACCTACTCAACCCATCCAACCCAACAAACCCATTTCATCAAGTTCCAATCTTGCAACTCAAAAACCAACAGATGAGCCTGATTCTAATCGATCCGGAACCCGGATACCTGACCCGAAAGGCTCTACCTCGTCAAGTTCTGATCTTTTGGCTGAAAAAAGTGTTAAGTCAACAAACGggtttgacccatttgatgcCTTGATCACAACTggtaaaagaaacaaaaatgggTACGATTTGAAAGTGTTTGAGTGTCCGGTTTGTAGTCGAGTGTTTGGGTCGGAAGAAGAGGTTTCGGATCACGTGGAGAGTTGTTTGTCGAGTAAGGAGTCGGAAAGTGATGAAAATGTTGGAATATTGGAGGAAAAAGAAAGTGAGTTGGAAAGTTTTGTTGGGACATATGTTTCTGCGAAACCGTCAGATGGTTCGGTTGAAATTATGCTTAAGTTGTTAAAGAATATTGTTAAGGAGCCTGAGAATGTTAAATTTAGGAAAATTCGGTTGGGGAATCCGAAGATTAAAGAGGCGATTACTGATGTTGCAGGAGGTTTGGATTTGTTGGAATGTGTTGGGTTTGAGTTGAAAGAGGAAGGTGAGGAGATGTGGGCGGTAATGGAAGCTGCCAGCGGCGAAAAGATTAAGATGATTAAACAGGCGGTTTACTTGTTGGAGCCGACAAAAATTGAGGATGTGAAGCCTGCAACCACTCAGGCTAAGGTGACGGAGCCGGTGGAGGTGAAGAAAGTTGAGAGACAG ATTCGGGTGTTTTTTTCTGTGTCGGAAAATGTAGCTGCCAAAATAGAACTTCCAGAATCTTTCTATAATCTCTCCATTGAAGAAGTGAAAAGGGAAGCCGAAATGAGGAGAAAAAAGCTAGCAGAATCTCAACTATTGGTGCCGAAGTCATTCAAAGAAAAACAAGCAAAGGCTGCAAGAAAAAGACATGAAAAAACCGTCATCAGAATACAGTTTCCTGATGGTGTCTTGCTCCAGGCATTTTTTAATCCTAGGGAGCCAACAACTGCACTCTATGAG TTTGTGAGGTCATCATTAAAAGATCCCAGCTTGGAATTTGAGCTATTACATCCCGTTTTGATTAAACGCCGTGTGATCCCAAACTTTGGAGAAAAGGCGATAACTCTCGAAGATGAGGACTTGGTTCCCGCGGCTCTAATCAAGTTCAGACCTAAAGAAACTGATTCAGTCGTTTTTACAGGTCTTTGTAATGAGCTTCTAGAAATTATGGAACCTTTTGTTTCTGAATCAGCCGTTGCCCTACAGTAA